One window of the Brevundimonas goettingensis genome contains the following:
- the rpsF gene encoding 30S ribosomal protein S6, with the protein MALYEHTVMTRQDISAQQAEALNDTIKDLIVAGGGTVAKIEYWGLRNLTYRVKKNRKAHYSLLAIDTPPAAMAEVERQLGINEDVLRWLTVRVEELDLELSPLLARRERERERDRERPAREDAVEA; encoded by the coding sequence ATGGCTCTTTACGAGCACACGGTCATGACGCGCCAGGATATCAGCGCGCAACAGGCCGAAGCCCTCAACGACACGATCAAGGACCTCATCGTCGCCGGCGGCGGCACCGTGGCCAAGATCGAATACTGGGGCCTGCGCAACCTGACCTACCGGGTCAAGAAGAACCGCAAGGCGCACTATTCCCTGCTCGCCATCGACACGCCTCCGGCCGCCATGGCCGAAGTCGAGCGTCAGCTGGGCATCAACGAAGACGTGCTGCGCTGGCTGACCGTCCGCGTCGAGGAACTCGACCTGGAACTGTCGCCGCTGCTGGCCCGCCGCGAGCGCGAACGTGAGCGCGACCGCGAGCGTCCGGCGCGTGAAGACGCCGTCGAAGCGTAA
- the fabD gene encoding ACP S-malonyltransferase yields MTLALLFPGQGSQSVGMGAALADAFASAREVFAEIDEALGQNLSQLMREGPEDQLTLTENAQPALMAVSVAAVRALKAEFGVDVTTAGFVAGHSLGEYSALCGVGAISLADTARLLKLRGQAMQRAVPVGQGAMASLIGPKTDLALAEEAAKAGSEVGVCVVANDNNAGNIVISGDKAAVDRAIEKAKELGARAIPLNVSAPFHCPLMQPAADEMATALATATIVAPAVPVVANVTAGPVTDPEMIRRLLVEQVTGRVRWRESMMWMAGEGGVTRFAEIGSGKVLTGMAKRIAPDADAVALNTPEELEAFAKSLQGAE; encoded by the coding sequence ATGACCCTCGCCCTCCTGTTCCCCGGACAAGGCAGCCAGTCGGTCGGCATGGGCGCGGCCCTGGCCGACGCCTTCGCCAGCGCGCGCGAGGTCTTTGCCGAGATCGACGAGGCCCTGGGCCAGAACCTGTCGCAGCTGATGCGCGAGGGGCCAGAGGACCAGCTGACCCTGACCGAGAACGCCCAGCCGGCCCTGATGGCCGTGTCGGTGGCGGCGGTGCGGGCGTTGAAGGCCGAGTTCGGAGTGGACGTGACGACCGCCGGCTTCGTCGCCGGTCACTCGCTGGGCGAATACTCCGCCCTGTGCGGCGTCGGGGCGATCTCGCTGGCCGACACGGCCCGCCTGCTCAAACTGCGCGGCCAGGCCATGCAGCGCGCCGTGCCGGTGGGGCAGGGCGCCATGGCTTCCCTGATCGGCCCGAAGACGGATCTGGCCCTCGCTGAGGAAGCCGCCAAGGCGGGTTCGGAAGTCGGCGTCTGCGTCGTCGCCAACGACAACAATGCGGGCAATATCGTCATCTCGGGCGACAAGGCCGCGGTCGATCGCGCCATCGAGAAGGCCAAGGAGCTGGGCGCGCGGGCCATCCCGCTGAACGTCTCGGCGCCCTTCCACTGCCCCCTGATGCAGCCCGCCGCCGACGAGATGGCCACGGCTCTCGCCACCGCGACCATCGTCGCCCCGGCCGTGCCGGTCGTCGCCAACGTCACCGCCGGTCCGGTCACCGATCCGGAAATGATCCGCCGTCTCCTGGTAGAACAGGTCACGGGTCGCGTCCGCTGGCGCGAGAGCATGATGTGGATGGCGGGTGAGGGCGGCGTCACCCGCTTCGCCGAGATCGGCTCGGGCAAGGTCCTGACCGGCATGGCCAAGCGCATCGCGCCGGACGCCGACGCCGTCGCCCTGAACACCCCTGAAGAGCTGGAAGCGTTCGCGAAGTCGCTGCAAGGAGCCGAATAA
- a CDS encoding TonB-dependent receptor plug domain-containing protein: MVFNLVETRLHRSGGRGLALGAWALGLAAVLGADPAFALDDDESQTASAAVEVAADDRVTPYQADFFSEFRPVTALDMIYRIPGFQFDGGTSARGMAGTQGNVLIDGDRPPTRSDTLYSILARIPASQVLRIELVRGGAGGIDMQGKAVVANVIRKPDAGVSGAVSVGANLVSTGDIQPNLYLQIQQQRGGRSLEGSLQLYHGPGAQNGYRIRTAPDGTVLLRALSTGDYMFDQAEATGVYEGPLAGGRLRANGLFSYNGSDYAFTDLLVIPFGREDSVSQEETFKGEMALRWTRSLPRGATLELVGSQQLIHSTSDGLYDTPDFTSQSLSDEDRGESILNGSVQFASLNTPLGAWSFETGSEAALNWVESDTAYRFNGDPLLLPGDDTRVEELRSESFITGVWAARPNLSLETTLRYEASRITATGSAGEGETTLSFLKPRLNLGWTPKPGHQWNFKAERNAEQLSFGSFQASASFSTGVFGRGNPDIRPAQTWLAQARYERVYDKQGAFTAELTHEWIDDVLGSVIVTEIPPGETDPVTFTITRNVADATRDTLKLTNRLPLDRFGWTGGMFNTSATWRRSQTRDPITLEERRLSSEQPFLWSLSLSRNLTAQRISWTVGASSGGEGRSYGARTLSSWRSDPFVYGSFSYRPDDTLSLSADLNVSQPSESRFRLFEGVRGASPAAYDEVNFSQGQIQASVSLRRSF; this comes from the coding sequence TTGGTTTTCAATCTCGTAGAGACGCGCCTGCACCGTTCCGGCGGCCGAGGTCTGGCCCTCGGCGCCTGGGCTTTGGGGCTCGCTGCGGTGCTGGGTGCGGATCCGGCCTTCGCCCTCGACGACGATGAAAGCCAGACAGCCTCCGCTGCGGTCGAGGTCGCTGCGGACGACAGGGTCACCCCCTATCAGGCCGACTTCTTTTCCGAGTTCCGCCCGGTCACGGCCCTGGACATGATCTATCGCATCCCGGGTTTCCAGTTCGACGGCGGGACCTCGGCCCGGGGCATGGCGGGCACCCAGGGCAATGTGCTGATCGACGGCGACCGGCCGCCGACCCGAAGCGACACCCTCTATTCCATTCTGGCCCGCATCCCGGCTTCGCAGGTGTTGAGGATCGAACTGGTCCGCGGCGGCGCGGGCGGCATCGACATGCAGGGCAAGGCGGTGGTCGCCAACGTCATCCGCAAACCCGACGCGGGCGTCAGCGGCGCCGTCTCGGTCGGGGCCAATCTGGTCTCCACCGGCGACATCCAGCCCAACCTCTATCTGCAGATCCAGCAACAGCGCGGCGGCCGCTCGCTGGAGGGCTCGCTGCAGCTCTATCACGGGCCGGGCGCCCAGAACGGCTATCGCATCCGCACCGCCCCGGACGGAACGGTCCTGCTGCGCGCCCTGTCGACCGGCGACTATATGTTCGATCAGGCCGAGGCGACCGGCGTCTATGAAGGCCCTCTGGCCGGCGGCCGTCTGCGCGCCAACGGCCTGTTCAGCTACAACGGCTCCGACTACGCCTTCACCGACCTTCTGGTCATTCCGTTCGGCCGCGAGGACTCCGTCAGCCAGGAAGAGACCTTCAAGGGCGAGATGGCCCTGCGCTGGACCCGCAGCCTGCCGCGCGGCGCCACCCTTGAGCTGGTCGGCTCGCAGCAGTTGATCCATTCAACCTCTGACGGCCTCTACGACACCCCCGATTTCACCTCCCAGAGCCTCTCCGACGAGGACAGGGGCGAAAGCATCCTCAACGGCTCGGTCCAGTTTGCGTCCCTGAACACGCCGCTGGGCGCCTGGAGCTTCGAGACCGGCTCCGAAGCGGCGCTCAACTGGGTCGAGAGCGACACCGCCTACCGGTTCAACGGCGATCCCCTGTTGCTGCCTGGCGACGACACCCGGGTGGAGGAACTGAGGTCCGAGAGCTTCATCACCGGCGTCTGGGCGGCCCGGCCGAACCTCAGCCTGGAGACCACCCTGCGCTATGAGGCGTCGCGAATCACCGCCACCGGCAGCGCCGGCGAAGGCGAGACCACCCTGAGCTTCCTCAAGCCCCGGCTGAACCTCGGCTGGACGCCGAAGCCGGGCCATCAGTGGAACTTCAAGGCCGAGCGCAACGCCGAACAGCTGTCCTTCGGCTCCTTCCAGGCCTCGGCCTCGTTCAGCACCGGCGTGTTCGGGCGCGGCAACCCCGATATCCGCCCGGCCCAGACCTGGCTCGCCCAGGCCCGTTACGAACGCGTCTACGACAAACAGGGCGCCTTCACCGCCGAGCTGACGCACGAGTGGATCGACGACGTCCTGGGGTCGGTGATCGTCACCGAAATCCCGCCGGGAGAGACCGACCCGGTCACCTTCACCATCACGCGCAACGTCGCCGACGCGACGCGCGACACCCTGAAACTGACCAACCGCCTGCCGCTGGACCGGTTCGGCTGGACCGGCGGGATGTTCAACACCTCGGCGACCTGGCGACGATCGCAGACCCGCGATCCGATTACCTTGGAGGAGCGCCGTCTCAGCAGCGAACAGCCGTTCCTGTGGAGCCTGAGCCTGAGCCGCAACCTGACCGCCCAGCGGATCAGCTGGACCGTCGGCGCCTCCAGCGGCGGCGAGGGCCGGTCCTATGGCGCGCGCACCCTCTCGAGCTGGCGGTCCGATCCCTTTGTCTACGGCAGCTTTAGCTACCGCCCCGACGACACGCTCAGCCTCAGCGCAGACCTGAACGTCAGCCAGCCCAGCGAGAGCCGGTTCCGCCTGTTCGAGGGCGTGCGCGGCGCCAGCCCTGCCGCCTATGACGAGGTCAATTTCAGCCAGGGCCAGATCCAGGCCTCGGTGAGCCTGCGCCGCAGCTTCTGA
- the rpsR gene encoding 30S ribosomal protein S18, producing the protein MTDTTAPRNVPGTPAGSGAAGRRPFYRRRKVCPFSGEGAPKIDYKDVKLLQRYISERGKIVPSRITAVSQIKQRELAKAIKRARYLALLPYVVK; encoded by the coding sequence ATGACCGATACCACCGCTCCCCGTAACGTCCCGGGCACGCCCGCGGGCTCCGGCGCCGCCGGCCGCCGTCCTTTCTATCGTCGCCGCAAGGTTTGCCCGTTCTCGGGTGAAGGCGCGCCGAAGATCGACTACAAGGACGTCAAGCTCCTGCAGCGCTACATTTCCGAACGCGGCAAGATCGTGCCTTCGCGCATCACCGCCGTGTCCCAGATCAAGCAACGCGAATTGGCCAAAGCCATCAAGCGCGCTCGCTACCTGGCCCTCCTGCCCTACGTGGTGAAGTAA